CTTGTAAAGGTCAAAACACCTTAGGCGTGGATAATCTGAGTTATATCTTTGGCCCAAGTTCATAAAATCTGTCGCAAGTGAATAAGCTTGCGGTTTGAATTTTTTGCCCCAGGCAGGGTCAATCTTTGCAAGAACTGCAATTCCATAAAGGAAGTACCCCAAATGAAAATGGTGATCGTtatatattccaaaaccaaaatcagCAGTTGAATCTGTGGAGCCTTGTTCAGTAACAAGTCCACGCCATTTTCTTTCGTATAGAAAACCATTCCCTTTGAAAGTTCCATCCAACCAGGGCTCAATGGTTTCCTTCAGAAACTTTCTAATCTTGGGAATCACCTTGTAATAAGACACTTCTTCTGCGATCAAGGCTAACCTTGCAGCCCTTCCAACAAGCTTCCCATAGAAATAAGATGAATTTGTTGTTATTGCAGAAGAATTCAGCCCCTTGACATCCTTATAAAGTGCAGAAACAATCTCACCAAACGACTCTTTACTGATCCCTTTCTTAGAATGCCATGTGACAGGAATAGGATCCGTCTCCAACACCCACGAATCTCCAACAACACCAACAAGATCACCGTCAACACTTCGATACTTAAAATCGTGCAGAACGGTAACGTTACAGTCACGTGATAGAAGCTTAGCATGAAGAGGGTGAGCTAGCATGAGCAAGTCCCCTGACCTTTTCTTTTGCCATTTATACTCCAAACGGAAAGGCTTGCCGAGTGTTGCATCACCCGACACGGGGTAACAAGAACTGAACTTGTCAAGAGTTGCGACATTACTGGGGTTGGAATCAGGCAACGCTGCTATACGAATGATGCCAGAAAACGGCTTGGATGTAACCTCGGAAGGAACATGGTTCAAATAGATAGGGGACGAGGTGTATATGAGCCATGTCTGAGTGTTGTTAAGCTGAATGATAAACTTGGTATTGCCATCATAGGAAGACAAAGAGAGTATGGTGTGCACTGTTTTGATGGAAAGAGAGGTTGGTTTTGTGACAGAAGCAGTTATGAAAGGGCTTCCTCTGACAAGAAAGAACCTGAGGTTGGAACTTGGGATGTCCAAAGTGACACCGAGGTCACTGTAGGATGAGATAACACGGTTTTGTCCATAGGAGGTTGTTTGAGAGGCTGAAATGGTGAGATCTGGGACAAAAACTTGGTACAACACTGCTGCTGTGAAGAAGAGAAAAGGGTAGGAGGCAGAGAGTGAGGAGTTTGAGGCCTGAATGTGATAGGGGTGAAAATACTCAGGCTGTGTACCATTTGGAATAACGAAGTTCTGGAAGAAAGAGTTTGTGGGGAATGGAGAAGAAAGAAGGTTTGGTGAGAAGTAGGTTGAAGGGTCTGGGAGAACTGTGGATTGAGTTTGAGGGAATAGAAAAGAAGGAGACATTGTTTGTGATGAGGAAGAGATGTGTTTGCTTGCTGCAATGTTTGTGCTCTCTTATATGAACCAAGCTAAGAGTTTCTTTGACCTGCCATGTTGACTTTAGAATAATTATTACACTTATTGCCTCACAATCCTTGTGTTTGGTTTTGTAATGGGAAAACAACATTTACCTTCTCACACTCTTCGTATACTCCCAGCCCAGATGTGACGTAATTGGAAGCTGTTGACTGGGTAAATTATACGTTATAATTCAAGCTTAAATTACTCTTTCTCTCTTACAAAAATGCAGAATTTGTATATGACTtcgataaaataaattatcattttgtgctataacaaaaaaacttatttttattttcatttatatcgCTTTCTAATAATTAAGTGATGTGTTAATGATTGAATAAGACATATTTTTCCAATAacttttttctatcttttttttttatgatttttgttctgtttttgttttcatatataacttttacttttgttttgatttctagtatttcttaaaacaattaagtgatgaattttttgttattttattgaattaaatatgttttttttttaaattaaaattagtctttctcgaaatttttgtctaatttaatttttcaatttctaaaaatgagtgtatttaatcttatttaatcAACTTcaacttttatgaaaatatttcaaaCGCGGTTAGTGCTACCATTTCtgaattaatgttaatttagaaatgtcatataaatttaaatgtatttgaaataatttaaatatcagttgaaacatgtttgaaacttaaatatttctttaacatttgattaaaataatcaactttacacatttttttaaattgacaaaatttttaaaaataactaatttcattttaactaaaaattaaaggaccataaatatatttaatctaaaaaataactaacggacatattacattaattaattaattaattagttattaattaattaagacgTTCATTGAACCACAGGAAAAAAGTTAACATGTTAATGAGATTCTTGTGTCACTTAATATAAAAATCGTCAAATAAGGGTTGTTGTTAAATGGTTGTGCGAAAAAACAAGAAGCAAAGTTAGTAAAGTTATGAAGtgtaaaaaagttatttaattctGAAACTTATAATAGTTTTCATTTGTTGGTTTGTGTTTGCTGGCAGTTTAGTTGGACGACATGGAAGATCGATTCCAAGGATTGTACAAGTTCCAAGCCGAACGGAAACTTTTTCTTTGCTTTGTTaaacttctctctctttctccacTTTTCAATGCATTATTctttaatattcaaatatggCATATTTTAAGAGTTTTTGTTTATGGATCGCACGACAAACTCTTATAGTGGAATAATGTTATATTCTTGTATAAATTGTCTTGATAtctataaaagatatttaatatcttgaaaacataaaatgtttaatatatttatttgtgaaCTATACTAATTAAGAAAAGTAGCAGGAAGAAAATTTTAGCGGATTCAGAATGACTCATTCTTACATAACTATTCTAAGTATAACACATCACATAATTGATTATCGtgttaagttaaaaatagtattaGAAGTTTAGCAATTATTGAGAATATTGCCGTTGGACATCTATGTTTGGCTTTGTAGTGTTTGAATGTCGAATCCATGTGTAGCACAGTGGCCATATGCTGAAAGCAAAATACCATTCATTGTTTTGTCTTTTTCAAAGTGAAAGCCAAAACCTATGTACTTTACAATTTGATTCTTCTTGTGTGTagtgttttatatttataattataatttatatctttcttttcaaattctcATAATGTTTGAGTTTCTAAAAATACATTACATGGATAATAAGTTTGTAGGTGTTTTACTTATGTTTTATTCACAGTACTTATATTGTACTTAATGCGATACTTCTAATTTATCTTAgatttctaataaatatatttaaggttATTATACATTAAAAAGTACTTAGTTACTATGCAACTTACTAagtgaaattaagtttgaatatatgATTGCATTTTATTCAGCAGATATTTACTACTTGTTGGGACCTTAACcatattgaataaattataCTTGTGAtctagacaaaaataaaaaataaattgaggagCATGTAATAagtgtaaaattataattttcttaaaataccATTATTTAATGTAAAGTGTGAATGGATTTTGTTGTTTGATTAAGTGTTTTTTGAGGAAGTGTTCTTTATTTGTAGTTAGTGTCACTCAAGAttgaattttgttattttaaacaAGAGTACGTgtgcaaaaaaaataataaaaattgaaaggcTGATATATGAATAGGTTTTATTGAAGGAATTGGTCTCCATAGAAGagcaatattttaaaaagagtGAATCAGAGCATGATCTTGCAAAACTCCCTGCAAATTAgggaaacaatatttaatatttctacatattttatataatttttatgaaattttaagaataCAAGACTTATTTTTAAACTCCTACCtccaataaattttgtttaccaATTAATTTTATAGATATCTCTCATTTTAGTAATaatgttaaagaaaatttaaatatatatttttctttacttttctaaaaccttccttaaaaagaaaattgtatcAGGAGTTCTAAATTTTAAAGTGGATAATACTCATATGCAACAATAAACTCAAAGTTAAAATATCAAGGctatatgtataaaaattcCTTTAACATTTGATTGGAAAAAAATTGTTCTGATATTCTAAATAGTGtcatattagttaaaaataaagataaaaatagtttagatatattttaattccatttttaaactcaaaataaataatacctGAAATACATATAAtgattaaagtttaatattattagagGTATTAGAGtaagaaatttatattcacTTGTAGCAGTAAAACTATcatttgatgaaaaaatatatcatgAAAGAAgctataaatttgaattatttctaccactattttttcaattaaacgTGTGATTTTGATggacaaaattatataatataagaaagtaatttgcaaagaaaattaatataagaaatGGGTGGAAggaaatttaaatacatttaaaattaaataaactgaaaaaaataagatttaaacaCGTTTTTATTCCCTCCACGTAAATCACGTAAATGTGCAATTGAAAGTTGTTATtgtccaaaattttaatatatttaaatttttaaactttaaaaaaataggtattattatttaattcacAACCAACGACATTAACATTTGTATTAAACAGTATTCTAAACTAGTTTGCATTTGAACGAAAATGAAAACGTATCAAATTATACAAACAGTCAAAAATTGAAATGGagttaaacatataaaagaaattatgcCATTgagttataataattatatatatttatttttaaaatctgagactaatttatatcaaaattcgagatatatatgaattttaattttaaatttaaatttaaaaattaaaactatatttaatctacaaaacaaaaataaaatgaaatacagtaggatattaatttttatgtacagtgaatgtaaaaatatataaaataacaaaatatattatttatatgctttttaaagtaattattttaaacactaACAAATTTAGCATGACCGTAAGTTAGATAACACGTCTTCCGTGTTTTTGAAGTATTTCCTAGTTGGAACTATAATTTTACTTTGATATTCCATATATATAGTACAAGTTTTCATTAAACATTAATACAAGTTAATATGGTtattaaagtgaaaatttaattttaattagagatTAATCTAAATTTTATACGTCTATGATATTTACTCATCATCAACTATTCTGATGTCAGCTAAAACTTTCattgaattactttttttcttatcaaaatTATGTTCATTTGCTtgttttaagtattttatttttctgtttttgtaGATTTAATGTtgctaattttagtttttttattttgtttctagtGCTTCGAAATTGCAAAAAATGGTGTATATTTAGATGGAGTTGAGGGTATATGGAGGGATGTAAAAACccaataattttattgaatgcaAGGACTAGAAGAGAAAATtctagatgaaaataaaaaaataaaagtaacaaaaaaaaaaatatatatatatatatatatatatatatttaaatgtattcttgttttgaaaatctataaacaattttttaagaaaaattagatTAGAAACGTgtatgatttgatttgattatatTGAACTGTGTTGTCAGAGTAGATGACcgttgaaaaaaatataatgtaaattaattCTGATAATCTTCAACGCTTCACtgattgttaaaatataatataatattatgaaacTGGTTGAGTAATGGCTTAAACACTCgttaagaaattaagaaaaaatcaGAAGGAATGTAGAAAATATCTTTTCtgaatattattaaaagtaaaaaatcaaaatcgTAGTCTGTACGAAATCAAATATCGATGGTTTACGTTACAACGCTCCCTCATAGACAAGGTAGCAGGTGACCGTTAAAGAACAAACAAAAGTGCTTTCGCATAttcttaaatcaaatatataatataataaagatttcataaaacagaaaaccaattcaatattattatcaaacatataataaatatttcataaacatgaaagcgaatattaatattataaaaaatattattattgtgaaaaatacaactacaaaattttgataatacGATCATAATAAATTCAGTTGTCACCTATACAAATAAATTGACAAAGTTAACGAAAAAAATACATAACCAGGGTATAAGACCAGTTaaagaacaaacaaaaatgCTTTCGCATATTCTAAagcaaattaaaaaacaaaaaaccacCCTTGgactttctttattattatttattaaccaaAATCCATGAATTGATTcactaattaattttacaaaataattaatattatcacTATTATCAactattgaataataatatatatattttagttaatgTAATGATGTGAAACTTCTATCAAAATAAGTTTAATGACCTAATACGGTGTGAATAGTGATTGAATTGTAATGCAAAATCGTTCTATACAGCagtgtataatatatattttttttattaatgggaacaatatacatttaaaacaatagataatttatattgtaaaaaaaataaaaatagaaagacattccctttattttaaaCTAGTATACACACAGGGACTGTTGCACttgtgtgtatgtattttttaaatatgcgtgatattatattagtatgtgATGATAATGGAATATTTTTGAGTTAATGtatca
This region of Vigna unguiculata cultivar IT97K-499-35 chromosome 5, ASM411807v1, whole genome shotgun sequence genomic DNA includes:
- the LOC114185129 gene encoding probable endo-1,3(4)-beta-glucanase ARB_01444 — encoded protein: MSPSFLFPQTQSTVLPDPSTYFSPNLLSSPFPTNSFFQNFVIPNGTQPEYFHPYHIQASNSSLSASYPFLFFTAAVLYQVFVPDLTISASQTTSYGQNRVISSYSDLGVTLDIPSSNLRFFLVRGSPFITASVTKPTSLSIKTVHTILSLSSYDGNTKFIIQLNNTQTWLIYTSSPIYLNHVPSEVTSKPFSGIIRIAALPDSNPSNVATLDKFSSCYPVSGDATLGKPFRLEYKWQKKRSGDLLMLAHPLHAKLLSRDCNVTVLHDFKYRSVDGDLVGVVGDSWVLETDPIPVTWHSKKGISKESFGEIVSALYKDVKGLNSSAITTNSSYFYGKLVGRAARLALIAEEVSYYKVIPKIRKFLKETIEPWLDGTFKGNGFLYERKWRGLVTEQGSTDSTADFGFGIYNDHHFHLGYFLYGIAVLAKIDPAWGKKFKPQAYSLATDFMNLGQRYNSDYPRLRCFDLYKLHSWASGLTEFEDGRNQESTSEAVNAYYAAALMGLAYGDSRLVDTGSTLLALEIRATQTWWHVKAEDNLYEEEFAKDNRIVGILWANKRDSKLWWATAECRECRLSIQVLPLLPVTETLFSDTVYTKELVEWTLPSLKNKTNVEGWKGFTYALQGIYDKSTALKQIRRLTGFDDGNSFSNLLWWIHSR